A genomic window from Hyla sarda isolate aHylSar1 chromosome 8, aHylSar1.hap1, whole genome shotgun sequence includes:
- the DAGLB gene encoding diacylglycerol lipase-beta: MPGLQMFGRRWAIASDDLVFPGAFELLIRLIWWIGALVLYSVHKGHFDCPGGAILQSYFIVLIVMLGAVICSMLSIVYVSMKGTISNPGPRKCMPKLVYIRLALYVPEVAWAIMGAIWVSDNGVKCDKTVVHVILLTVIASWIIMLFTTIAVIIVFDPLGHKKALYYIKDEGYNLESSQSEQLMYNFKKTATRVWENRIRLLCCCLGSDNDTRVAFTNIAQLLSTYFADTDLVPSDIAAGLTLLHQEQDKVELSRDPDEVLSQSPPYSEIDDLEVELDKAAHYMKFAAAAYGWPLYVYSNPLTGLCKLCGECFQNRRAQRDIVGGDHFNCHFGSILQTTGLEYRDFIHICFHNRIYEIPFFVALDHKTEAILVSIRGTLSLQDVLTDLSADCENLHTDGVDGDCFSHKGISQAASYIYRRLINDGILNQAFTVAPEYNLVIIGHSLGAGTAAVLAVQLRSSFPTLKCYAFSPPGGLFSKALADYSKSFIISIIVGKDLVPRLSLPNMEDLKNRIMRMVVNCNRPKYQILLRGCWYEIFGGDPDNFPTELDGRNMSSLTQPLLAEQTLMVQKSTSYSTLIDGSPLDSPRYPHLYLPGKIIHITEDSRSGCLCFSDVKYSARWSKETSFSSIYISPRMITDHMPDIILSALRSLCQERAGCGPCQTPPHNFPTNQI; this comes from the exons GTGGATCGGAGCGTTGGTCCTTTACTCGGTCCATAAAGGGCACTTTGACTGTCCCGGGGGAGCCATACTACAGAGCTACTTCATCGTACTGATTGTCATGCTGGGCGCAGTTATCTGCTCGATGTTATCGATCGTCTATGTCAGCATGAAGG GTACAATCTCCAACCCCGGGCCCAGGAAGTGCATGCCCAAGCTGGTTTACATCCGCCTGGCCCTCTACGTTCCAGAAGTCGCATGGGCCATTATGGGGGCAATTTGGGTGTCGGACAATGGGGTTAAGTGTGATAAAACAGTGGTGCATGTCATCCTACTGACCGTCATCGCCAG CTGGATCATCATGCTGTTCACCACCATCGCTGTCATCATTGTCTTTGATCCGCTGGGACATAAGAAAGCCTTATATTACATAAAAGATGAAGGTTACAACCTGGAGAGCAGCCAGTCGGAGCAGCTGATGTATAACTTCAAGAAGACCGCCACCAGGGTGTGGGAGAACCGCATCCGTCTGCTGTGCTGCTGTCTAGGCAGTGACAATGACACCAGGGTGGCCTTCACCAACATCGCACAACTCCTCAGCACCTACTTTGCT GACACAGACCTGGTTCCCAGTGATATAGCAGCTGGGCTGACCCTCCTGCACCAGGAACAGGACAAGGTTGAACTTAGCCGGGATCCAGATGAAGTGTTGTCCCAGTCACCACCATATTCTGAG atagatgaTCTGGAGGTGGAGTTGGATAAAGCTGCTCACTACATGAAGTTTGCAGCGGCTGCCTATGGATGGCCGCTCTatgtatacagtaaccccctCACCGGACTATGCAAATTGTGTGGAGAATG TTTTCAAAACCGAAGAGCACAGCGTGATATCGTAGGGGGTGACCACTTCAATTGCCATTTTGGTTCAATTCTGCAGACAACAGGCCTGGAGTACCGGGACTTCATTCACATCTGCTTCCATAACAGG ATTTATGAAATCCCATTTTTTGTTGCACTTGATCACAAAACAGAAGCCATCTTGGTATCTATAAGAGGAACGCTATCCCTTCAG GATGTTCTGACGGACCTGTCAGCAGACTGCGAGAATCTGCACACAGATGGGGTGGATGGAGACTGCTTTTCACACAAG ggtatatcaCAGGCTGCAAGTTACATCTACAGGAGGCTTATAAATGATGGCATATTGAACCAGGCGTTCACTGTCGCTCCA GAATACAATCTTGTCATTATCGGACATAGCTTGGGGGCAGGAACAGCGGCTGTGTTGGCTGTGCAGCTTCGGAGTTCCTTTCCTACTCTCAAATGCTATGCATTCTCACCACCAGGGGGCCTTTTCAG caAAGCTCTTGCTGATTATTCCAAGAGTTTCATCATCTCGATAATAGTCGGGAAAGATCTGGTGCCTAG ACTGAGCTTACCCAACATGGAAGATCTGAAGAACCGAATAATGAGGATGGTGGTGAACTGTAACCGCCCCAAG TATCAGATCCTGCTGCGGGGATGTTGGTACGAAATATTCGGTGGTGATCCAGATAACTTCCCTACAGAACTGGATGGCCGAAATATGTCATCTCTAACACAACCATTGCTGGCAGAGCAAACCTTAATGGTTCAGAAATCCACGTCATACAGTACCCTAATAGATGGGTCTCCGCTCGATTCCCCTCGCTATCCTCATCTGTATCTGCCAGGGAAGATCATCCATATAACAGAAGACAGCAGATCAGGATG TCTCTGTTTTTCGGATGTGAAGTACAGTGCACGGTGGTCAAAAGAGACTTCATTCAGCAGCATTTACATCAGCCCCAGGATGATCACAGACCACATGCCGGACATTATACTGAGCGCGCTGAGGAGCCTGTGTCAGGAGAGAGCCGGCTGTGGGCCCTGCCAGACACCACCACACAACTTTCCTACAAATCAGATCTAA